A genomic segment from Dechloromonas denitrificans encodes:
- a CDS encoding IscS subfamily cysteine desulfurase — translation MKLPIYLDYSATTPVDPRVAAKMIPFLCEDFGNPASRSHSFGWVADAAVEEAREQVATLVNADPKEIVWTSGATESNNLAIKGAANFYAGTKGKHIITVKTEHKAVLDTVRELERQGFEATYLDVKEDGLLDLEVFKAAIRPDTVLASVMFVNNEVGVIQPIAELGEICREKGVIFHVDAAQATGKVEIDLSKLKVDLMSFSAHKTYGPKGIGALYVRRKPRIRLEAQMHGGGHERGFRSGTLATHQIVGMGESFRLAKEEMAEENARVGALRDRLLNGLKDMEHTYINGDMTQRVAHNLNISFAYVEGESMIMAIKDLAVSSGSACTSASLEPSYVLRALGRNDELAHSSIRFSIGRFTTEEEIDYAINLLKAKVGKLRELSPLWEMVQDGIDLDTVQWAAH, via the coding sequence ATGAAACTCCCCATCTATCTGGATTACTCGGCAACGACGCCGGTCGACCCGCGTGTCGCGGCCAAAATGATTCCGTTCCTCTGCGAGGATTTCGGCAATCCGGCTTCGCGTTCGCACAGCTTTGGCTGGGTTGCAGATGCAGCCGTCGAAGAAGCACGCGAGCAGGTCGCGACGCTGGTCAATGCCGATCCGAAGGAAATCGTCTGGACCTCCGGCGCCACCGAGTCCAACAATCTCGCCATCAAGGGTGCTGCCAATTTCTACGCCGGCACCAAGGGCAAGCACATCATCACCGTCAAGACCGAGCACAAGGCTGTGCTCGACACGGTGCGCGAACTGGAACGCCAGGGCTTCGAAGCCACTTACCTTGACGTCAAGGAAGACGGCCTGCTTGATCTGGAGGTTTTCAAGGCGGCGATTCGCCCCGATACCGTGTTGGCTTCGGTGATGTTCGTCAACAACGAAGTCGGCGTCATCCAGCCGATCGCCGAACTCGGCGAAATCTGCCGCGAGAAGGGCGTCATCTTCCACGTCGATGCAGCCCAGGCTACCGGCAAGGTCGAGATCGACCTGAGCAAGCTCAAGGTTGATCTGATGAGCTTCTCGGCCCACAAGACCTACGGCCCGAAGGGGATTGGTGCGTTGTACGTGCGTCGCAAGCCGCGTATCCGTCTTGAAGCCCAGATGCACGGCGGTGGCCATGAGCGCGGTTTCCGCTCCGGCACGCTGGCCACGCACCAGATCGTCGGCATGGGCGAAAGCTTCCGTCTGGCCAAGGAAGAAATGGCCGAAGAAAATGCCCGCGTCGGCGCCTTGCGCGACCGCCTGCTCAATGGCCTGAAGGACATGGAGCACACCTACATCAATGGCGACATGACCCAGCGCGTCGCTCATAATCTGAATATCAGCTTTGCTTATGTCGAAGGCGAGTCGATGATCATGGCGATCAAGGACTTGGCCGTTTCTTCCGGTTCGGCCTGCACCTCGGCCAGCCTGGAACCTTCCTACGTGCTGCGCGCCCTTGGTCGCAACGACGAACTGGCCCACAGTTCGATTCGTTTCAGCATTGGTCGCTTCACGACGGAAGAGGAAATTGACTATGCAATCAATCTGTTGAAAGCCAAAGTTGGCAAGTTACGTGAACTTTCCCCGTTGTGGGAAATGGTTCAGGACGGCATCGATCTGGACACCGTCCAGTGGGCCGCGCACTAA
- the iscU gene encoding Fe-S cluster assembly scaffold IscU, with product MSYSVKVIDHYENPRNVGSFGKEDDGVGTGMVGAPACGDVMKLQIKVNKSGVIEDAKFKTYGCGSAIASSSLVTEWVKGKTVDQALAIKNTEIAEELALPPVKIHCSILAEDAIKAAVADYKKKHGE from the coding sequence ATGAGCTATAGCGTAAAAGTCATCGATCACTATGAAAACCCCCGTAACGTCGGCTCCTTCGGCAAGGAAGACGATGGCGTCGGCACCGGCATGGTCGGCGCACCGGCTTGCGGCGACGTGATGAAGCTGCAGATCAAGGTGAACAAGTCCGGCGTGATTGAAGATGCCAAGTTCAAGACCTACGGCTGCGGTTCGGCCATCGCTTCGTCTTCGCTGGTGACCGAATGGGTCAAGGGCAAGACGGTCGACCAGGCATTGGCGATCAAAAACACCGAAATTGCTGAAGAACTGGCCCTGCCGCCGGTTAAAATCCACTGTTCGATTCTCGCCGAGGACGCCATCAAGGCAGCCGTGGCGGATTACAAGAAAAAGCACGGAGAATAA
- the iscA gene encoding iron-sulfur cluster assembly protein IscA: MGVTLSDKAAKHVANYLTKRGKGVGLRLGVRTSGCSGMAYKLEFVDEVSPEDLVFESNGVKVFVDAKSMPYLEGMELDFAREGLNEGFKFNNPNVKDQCGCGESFNV; this comes from the coding sequence ATGGGTGTCACCTTGAGCGACAAGGCGGCCAAGCACGTCGCCAACTACCTGACCAAGCGCGGCAAAGGTGTCGGCCTGCGCCTCGGCGTACGGACCAGCGGCTGTTCCGGCATGGCCTACAAGCTGGAATTTGTCGACGAGGTGAGTCCCGAGGATCTGGTTTTTGAGAGTAACGGCGTCAAGGTGTTTGTCGACGCCAAGAGCATGCCGTATCTCGAAGGCATGGAGCTCGACTTTGCCCGTGAAGGCCTGAACGAAGGGTTCAAGTTCAATAACCCGAACGTCAAGGATCAGTGCGGCTGCGGCGAATCCTTCAACGTCTGA
- the hscB gene encoding Fe-S protein assembly co-chaperone HscB, whose translation MDFNSDHFALFNLPRQFKIDAADLDSRYRDVQVQVHPDRFASSGEADKRLSMQWATRANEAYQTLKKPLERAKYLLHLAGHDIQAETNTAMAPEFLMEQMEWREAVMDARQGGDHHELEHLHNRLRGDINSRYDDLGQKLDAAVDYAEAVDMVRRLMFLEKLLYEIDDALASLED comes from the coding sequence ATGGATTTCAATTCAGACCACTTTGCCCTGTTCAATCTGCCGCGTCAGTTCAAGATCGATGCGGCAGACCTTGATTCGCGCTATCGCGATGTCCAGGTCCAGGTTCATCCGGACCGTTTCGCGAGTAGTGGCGAGGCTGATAAGCGCCTGTCGATGCAATGGGCGACGCGGGCCAACGAGGCTTACCAGACGCTGAAGAAACCGCTCGAACGGGCGAAATACCTGCTGCATCTGGCCGGTCACGATATTCAGGCCGAAACCAATACCGCGATGGCGCCCGAGTTCCTGATGGAACAGATGGAGTGGCGCGAGGCGGTGATGGATGCCCGTCAGGGTGGCGATCACCACGAACTCGAGCATCTGCACAACCGCCTGCGCGGAGATATCAACAGCCGCTACGACGATCTGGGGCAAAAGCTCGATGCTGCGGTCGACTATGCCGAAGCGGTTGATATGGTTCGCCGGCTGATGTTCCTGGAAAAATTGCTGTACGAAATCGACGACGCACTGGCGTCGCTGGAAGACTAG